A region of Streptomyces sp. NBC_01788 DNA encodes the following proteins:
- a CDS encoding ATP-binding protein — protein sequence MLLERGAELAAVRQALRAAAEGRSSVMVLAGPLGIGRSALLQELPRCADEGTVHVLRAGAAPTEQGLAHGVVRQLFDSLLTTASGPVRKRLLAGAGAARQVLGDDLVPGPDASDGTVLRDLRGLLATLSAAAPLLVLIDDLQWTDPRSLSWLARLARRLDGLRLLLVCTLRDGDPGSRDPLVQELVSASARVLRPKPLSPAATGQLVRAHLGEPADEDFVHACHELSRGCPLFLRSVLSEAALTGCPPVAASTGLLHTAHPAQLRDRLVNCLLLQPQPVRDAAAAIATLAGHEDPALLGRLAGLDDVGLTTALRVLRQLGLTAEEDETRFAHPSVREAVECSMSAAERQRWQETAAVVLYDSGLPAEQVAAQLMEVPTPGYAWAVPVLRSAADSVRRKGRPELAARYLRRALLETVAQDRTRAQLLVELAAVELSFDPPAAESHVAQALPLLPTARDRAAAVLRLSPCVTSPVTPSGAALLRRAVDDLVDPCVRDDSGGEEALGLEARLRYAGLDDYAQLADAVARLRVLEPPVRSRGGRELLAVLLHAATLSADGEASEVVRRARTVLDWEPATIVGGGSVMQLVLFSLVGADALQAAESWQNAAERGGHGDDGADAMTHARRALFHIARGRLPQAREQAEHIVELAGTIREESRCFVYGVLGALALSTRDMQLSSRIVGDAADRCLGPIPSALLGLLRMAEQAQEGDAEAALETAMECGRQLECAGWRNPVLFPWRPWAVSLSHQLGDHHLARTLAAEEYARAREWGAPVAIGRALRLRARTDGADERVDLLREAVGTLRESANQLELFMAVRDLGRQLGDGAEARESLREAGELAESCGVPWLPGPVTGEGRPSAPAVRTALTRTETRVASLVVNGLTNQEIAAELQVSARAVEKHLTNSYRKLGITGRRELAAVVQESGVHAPG from the coding sequence ATGCTGCTCGAACGAGGTGCCGAGCTCGCGGCGGTGCGACAGGCCCTGCGTGCCGCCGCCGAGGGGCGCTCCTCCGTCATGGTGCTGGCCGGGCCTCTCGGCATCGGCCGCTCGGCGCTGTTGCAGGAACTGCCGCGCTGCGCCGACGAGGGCACCGTGCATGTGCTGCGGGCCGGCGCCGCACCGACGGAACAGGGGCTCGCCCACGGTGTGGTGCGTCAGCTGTTCGACAGCCTGCTGACCACGGCATCCGGACCGGTGCGGAAACGGCTGCTCGCCGGCGCGGGGGCCGCCCGGCAGGTGCTCGGCGACGACCTGGTGCCCGGTCCCGACGCCTCGGACGGGACGGTTCTGCGCGATCTGCGCGGCTTGCTGGCCACGTTGAGCGCCGCAGCGCCCCTGCTCGTACTCATCGACGACCTTCAGTGGACGGACCCCCGGTCGCTGAGCTGGCTCGCCCGTCTCGCCCGGCGGCTGGACGGACTGCGGCTGCTGCTCGTGTGCACCCTGCGGGACGGTGATCCCGGCTCGCGCGACCCGTTGGTGCAGGAGCTGGTGAGCGCCTCGGCCCGCGTTCTGCGACCCAAGCCCCTGTCCCCGGCCGCCACCGGGCAACTCGTTCGCGCGCACCTGGGGGAACCCGCAGACGAGGACTTCGTCCACGCCTGCCACGAACTCTCCCGGGGCTGCCCGCTGTTCCTCCGGTCCGTACTGTCCGAAGCCGCCCTCACGGGCTGCCCGCCCGTGGCCGCGAGCACGGGCCTCCTGCACACGGCGCACCCTGCCCAACTCCGCGACCGCTTAGTGAACTGCCTGCTGCTCCAGCCCCAACCGGTCCGGGACGCGGCGGCCGCGATCGCCACGCTGGCCGGGCACGAGGATCCCGCACTCCTCGGCCGCCTCGCGGGACTCGACGACGTCGGCCTCACGACGGCGCTGCGCGTCCTGCGCCAACTGGGGCTGACGGCCGAGGAGGACGAGACCCGCTTCGCCCACCCGTCCGTACGGGAGGCCGTCGAATGCTCGATGAGCGCCGCCGAACGGCAGCGCTGGCAGGAGACCGCCGCGGTGGTCCTGTACGACAGCGGGCTTCCGGCGGAGCAGGTCGCCGCCCAGCTCATGGAGGTTCCGACGCCCGGCTACGCCTGGGCCGTCCCGGTACTGCGCAGCGCGGCGGACAGCGTACGCCGCAAGGGGAGGCCGGAGTTGGCCGCCCGGTATCTGCGCCGGGCGCTGCTGGAAACGGTGGCGCAGGACCGGACCAGGGCCCAACTGCTGGTCGAGCTGGCCGCTGTCGAGTTGTCCTTCGACCCTCCGGCCGCCGAATCCCATGTCGCGCAGGCGCTCCCCCTGCTTCCCACGGCCCGTGACCGCGCCGCCGCGGTGCTGCGGCTCTCGCCCTGTGTGACCAGCCCCGTGACCCCGTCGGGCGCCGCGCTGCTCAGGCGCGCCGTCGACGACCTCGTCGACCCCTGCGTGCGCGACGACTCCGGAGGCGAGGAGGCTCTCGGCCTGGAGGCGAGACTGCGGTACGCGGGTCTGGACGACTATGCCCAACTCGCCGACGCCGTCGCGAGACTGCGCGTCCTGGAACCCCCGGTCCGCTCACGCGGCGGCAGGGAACTGCTGGCCGTGCTGCTGCACGCGGCGACGCTCAGCGCCGACGGAGAGGCGTCGGAGGTCGTGCGTCGGGCCCGCACTGTCCTCGACTGGGAACCGGCGACCATCGTGGGCGGTGGTTCGGTGATGCAGCTCGTGCTGTTCTCCCTGGTGGGCGCCGACGCCCTGCAGGCCGCCGAGTCCTGGCAGAACGCGGCGGAGCGCGGCGGCCACGGAGACGACGGCGCCGATGCCATGACGCACGCGCGGCGCGCGCTGTTCCACATCGCGCGCGGCCGGCTGCCCCAGGCCCGGGAGCAGGCGGAACACATCGTCGAACTGGCCGGCACGATCCGCGAGGAGAGCCGCTGCTTCGTCTACGGTGTGCTGGGCGCGCTGGCGCTGTCGACCCGTGACATGCAGCTCAGCTCACGCATCGTGGGCGATGCGGCCGACCGGTGCCTCGGGCCGATCCCGTCCGCGCTGCTGGGCCTGCTCCGGATGGCGGAGCAGGCCCAGGAGGGCGATGCCGAAGCGGCGTTGGAGACGGCCATGGAATGCGGCCGGCAACTGGAGTGCGCGGGCTGGCGCAATCCCGTTCTGTTCCCCTGGCGCCCCTGGGCGGTCTCCCTCTCCCACCAGCTCGGCGACCATCACCTGGCCCGGACCCTTGCGGCGGAGGAGTACGCGCGGGCGAGGGAGTGGGGGGCGCCGGTGGCCATCGGCCGCGCGCTGCGGCTGCGCGCCCGCACCGACGGGGCGGACGAGCGGGTCGATCTGCTGCGGGAGGCGGTGGGAACACTGCGCGAGTCCGCCAACCAACTCGAACTCTTCATGGCAGTACGGGACTTGGGGCGACAGCTGGGTGACGGCGCCGAGGCCCGGGAGTCCTTGCGTGAGGCCGGTGAACTGGCGGAGTCCTGCGGCGTTCCCTGGCTGCCCGGGCCGGTCACCGGGGAGGGCAGGCCCTCGGCCCCCGCCGTACGGACGGCACTCACCCGTACCGAGACCCGGGTGGCATCACTCGTTGTCAACGGCCTCACCAATCAGGAAATTGCAGCTGAACTTCAAGTGAGTGCCCGGGCTGTGGAAAAGCACCTGACTAACTCCTATCGTAAACTCGGCATTACGGGCAGGCGAGAGTTGGCCGCAGTTGTGCAGGAATCCGGGGTGCACGCTCCCGGCTGA
- a CDS encoding helix-turn-helix transcriptional regulator, translated as MPQVTNSRRETITLTSTLAASGKGAARDLPEGGRSPQTAPLDEGRLNMARLDRSLTIQQASEGFFWQFGGSSADLCGRTFSDLVHPSVQQPLMRQFTGLIEGRRDRFATDVIAVGRDDATFTAPLTALMVRGGLPDESSILVMMPSAQNDPADSEVVGGRGKKLLSQIDARILEGIASGLSTIPLASRLHLSRQGIEYHVTCLLRKLRVPNRAALVSRAYSMGVLKVGVWPPKVVPDFIKD; from the coding sequence ATGCCGCAGGTCACCAACTCACGACGTGAGACGATCACGCTCACGTCCACCCTTGCCGCTTCGGGCAAGGGGGCCGCCCGCGACCTTCCGGAGGGCGGCCGATCGCCGCAGACCGCGCCACTCGACGAGGGCCGCCTCAACATGGCCCGTCTCGACCGGTCCCTGACCATCCAGCAGGCCAGTGAGGGCTTCTTCTGGCAGTTCGGAGGCTCGTCCGCGGACCTGTGCGGCCGGACCTTCAGCGATCTCGTCCACCCCAGTGTCCAGCAGCCGCTGATGCGGCAGTTCACCGGTCTGATCGAAGGCCGGCGTGACCGCTTCGCCACCGACGTCATCGCGGTGGGACGGGACGACGCCACGTTCACCGCCCCGTTGACGGCCCTCATGGTGCGCGGCGGTCTCCCGGACGAGTCCTCGATCCTGGTCATGATGCCCAGCGCGCAGAACGACCCGGCCGACTCGGAGGTCGTCGGCGGACGCGGCAAGAAGCTCCTGAGCCAGATCGACGCCCGGATCCTCGAAGGCATAGCCTCCGGACTCTCCACGATCCCGCTCGCCTCACGGCTGCACCTGAGCCGGCAGGGCATCGAGTACCACGTGACCTGTCTGCTGCGGAAACTCCGGGTGCCCAACCGGGCGGCGCTGGTGTCCCGCGCGTACTCCATGGGCGTGCTGAAAGTCGGCGTCTGGCCGCCGAAGGTGGTCCCGGACTTCATCAAGGACTGA
- a CDS encoding AAA family ATPase, whose translation MAVEDPPSRVRARERSMMTAVLDGLDTSGPVLVTLSGRSGLGQSALVRWAADRAGASGLRVLRARAALAESELPYGVVTQLLEPLDPTAAPPGPTRHEPFPGLAALLRAARTCPTVLAVEDAHRLDRESLHWLQALLRRSAGTPLAVVCGGDDAAAPDPGWSGRLGSVPGPAAHHLTLAPLPPDEIAAEVNRVCGRADEAFTAEAGRISDGHPAVLHDLLQRFAALGHRPAAAKVPVLRTTGTAVLGDHLMSAVRTLGAEAGDVVRVLAVCGDLLDFPLVRTLAHAGSLNERRLRVALTRTTGIRALPDGRLAVDPALRVRVLEEMTADDRADLHVRAAELAHRSGAEDRAVAGLLLAARPTGSAWAIHTLRREADHAVREGEHDRAALLLARAAEEERDPGERARLRLELAAVHLVTEPEAGDLRIERLIRTPQTPAAVRLHAADLGLTGGGTDVVRRSLADALTTAAAPERDDLLALFWAADPTGQAIGAATIPTVPPLPQRPASPAQAAVRAWQLALYGESLDEVGSLARAALADDRRPDGPLVQTVLAACKALSLADALDDAESGLNRLLGALDGSRLRLAAPQILALRGELNTRRGLHAQADRDLEAAEQGASRLGRSDALLPHLYGIRAIVDVESGREDVARERAATPLPPAAEDSEHWPRLLFARGVVALRGGNPVEARDQFRECGRRLLSRHHLNSALVPWRSLTALTCHTLGESAEARRLSEQELALARRWGTGSTLAWAQLTAVLVAGREDRLTGIRSAMGAVRSAPTGPEYTRVLAEYTALEMTENGGDRRMAALSLAELSALTAAHPAAPMAVRARALAGAATGTVSVPGWDALSEAEQQSALLAGRGRSNRDIAALLGISSRAVELRLARVYRKLRINGRQELRELVRAMEGH comes from the coding sequence GTGGCCGTCGAGGATCCACCGTCCCGCGTCCGGGCGCGGGAGCGGTCGATGATGACGGCCGTCCTCGACGGGCTCGACACCTCGGGCCCGGTGCTCGTCACACTGTCGGGCCGAAGCGGCCTCGGCCAGTCCGCGCTGGTGCGCTGGGCCGCCGACCGGGCCGGCGCGTCGGGCCTTCGCGTGTTGCGCGCCCGGGCGGCGCTGGCGGAGTCGGAGCTGCCGTACGGAGTGGTCACGCAACTCCTCGAACCGCTCGACCCCACGGCGGCGCCCCCGGGGCCGACGCGGCACGAGCCCTTTCCGGGGCTGGCCGCGCTGCTGCGCGCGGCACGGACGTGTCCGACCGTCCTGGCCGTCGAGGACGCGCACCGGCTCGACCGGGAGTCGCTGCACTGGCTCCAGGCGCTGCTGCGAAGATCCGCCGGGACACCGCTCGCGGTGGTGTGCGGCGGTGACGACGCGGCGGCGCCCGATCCCGGATGGTCCGGTCGGCTCGGCTCCGTGCCCGGCCCGGCCGCCCACCACCTGACCCTGGCACCGCTGCCCCCGGACGAGATCGCCGCCGAGGTGAACCGGGTGTGCGGACGCGCGGACGAGGCGTTCACGGCCGAGGCCGGCCGGATCAGCGACGGTCATCCAGCCGTGCTGCACGACCTGTTGCAGCGGTTCGCCGCGCTCGGCCACCGGCCGGCCGCGGCCAAGGTGCCGGTGCTGCGGACGACCGGCACCGCCGTCCTCGGCGACCACCTGATGAGCGCCGTGCGGACACTCGGCGCCGAAGCGGGCGACGTGGTGCGGGTGCTGGCGGTCTGCGGAGACCTGCTCGACTTCCCCCTCGTGCGCACGCTCGCCCACGCCGGCTCACTCAACGAACGCCGGCTGCGGGTGGCCCTGACCCGGACCACCGGAATCCGGGCGCTGCCGGACGGCCGCCTCGCGGTCGACCCGGCCCTGCGGGTCCGCGTGCTGGAGGAGATGACCGCCGACGACCGGGCCGACCTGCACGTCCGGGCCGCCGAACTCGCCCATCGCTCCGGAGCCGAGGACCGTGCCGTGGCCGGCCTGCTGCTCGCCGCGCGCCCGACCGGGTCCGCCTGGGCGATCCACACCCTGCGACGCGAGGCGGACCACGCCGTACGGGAGGGCGAGCACGACCGCGCCGCCCTGCTCCTGGCGCGCGCGGCGGAGGAGGAACGGGACCCCGGCGAGCGCGCCCGCCTCCGCCTCGAACTGGCCGCCGTCCACCTGGTCACCGAACCCGAGGCCGGCGACCTGCGGATCGAGCGGCTGATCCGCACACCGCAGACCCCCGCCGCCGTACGCCTGCACGCCGCGGACCTCGGCCTCACCGGTGGCGGCACCGACGTGGTGCGCCGGTCGCTCGCCGACGCGCTGACCACCGCGGCCGCGCCCGAACGGGACGACCTGCTCGCGCTCTTCTGGGCCGCCGACCCCACCGGTCAGGCGATCGGCGCGGCCACCATACCCACGGTGCCGCCGCTGCCACAGCGCCCGGCCTCACCCGCGCAGGCCGCCGTGCGCGCCTGGCAACTCGCCCTGTACGGCGAGAGCCTGGACGAGGTCGGGAGCCTGGCCCGGGCCGCCCTCGCCGACGACCGGCGGCCGGACGGCCCGCTCGTCCAGACCGTCCTGGCCGCCTGCAAGGCCCTCAGCCTCGCCGACGCGCTCGACGACGCCGAGTCCGGCCTGAACCGGCTTCTCGGCGCACTCGACGGCAGCAGGCTCCGGCTCGCCGCCCCCCAGATCCTCGCCCTGCGCGGTGAACTCAACACCCGCCGAGGCCTGCACGCCCAGGCCGATCGCGACCTGGAGGCCGCCGAGCAGGGGGCGAGCCGGCTCGGCAGGTCGGATGCCCTGCTGCCCCATCTGTACGGCATCCGCGCCATCGTGGACGTGGAGAGCGGCCGTGAGGACGTCGCACGCGAGCGTGCCGCCACGCCCCTGCCACCCGCCGCGGAGGACAGCGAGCACTGGCCCCGCCTGCTGTTCGCGCGCGGCGTGGTCGCGCTGCGCGGTGGCAACCCCGTCGAGGCGCGCGACCAGTTCCGGGAGTGCGGCCGTCGGCTGCTGAGCCGTCATCACCTCAACTCCGCACTGGTACCGTGGCGTTCGCTGACGGCACTGACCTGCCACACCCTGGGCGAGTCTGCCGAGGCGCGGCGGCTGAGCGAACAGGAACTGGCGCTCGCCCGGCGCTGGGGCACGGGCAGCACCCTCGCCTGGGCCCAGTTGACGGCTGTGCTGGTGGCCGGACGTGAGGACCGCCTGACGGGCATCCGCTCGGCCATGGGAGCGGTGCGCTCGGCGCCCACCGGCCCGGAGTACACCCGGGTCCTGGCGGAGTACACCGCCCTGGAGATGACCGAGAACGGCGGTGACCGGCGGATGGCCGCCCTGTCGCTCGCCGAACTGAGCGCGCTCACCGCCGCTCACCCGGCCGCCCCCATGGCGGTCAGGGCCCGCGCCCTGGCCGGAGCGGCCACCGGAACGGTGTCGGTCCCCGGCTGGGACGCCCTCTCGGAGGCCGAGCAGCAGTCGGCGCTCCTCGCCGGCCGCGGCCGCAGCAACCGCGACATCGCCGCGCTTCTGGGGATCTCCAGCCGTGCGGTCGAACTCCGGCTCGCCCGCGTCTACCGCAAGCTGCGGATCAACGGGCGCCAGGAACTGCGGGAACTGGTCCGCGCGATGGAAGGACACTGA
- a CDS encoding ATP-binding protein has translation MHGRDNELTALGAGAAAARRGETGCVVLTAPPGYGKTVLLDALLRAPACRDMTVLRAHCGEAAGGAGAYAGLRALFTPAGAPAPDRREPEPGTDSPAMILPGPGDAQQFALTTAYPVFRRLVGHVLRLTAKRPLLLVLDDAHHCDEHSLRWLEFLMRRAAGQPLLVVLARGSGAEPRAPRAWADLLAHPAVSVTHLGPLGTDAVGSLAEEVFGGPVHPLLAERVAAVTGGNPRTAVGLLRELRRRGAAPDEAGARQAWDLGGGMAARAVRRVLDRESPAVRGVATAVALLGGTQPPERLAVLAEVDRAQADEAIAVLRHAGALTSDGTALVHEAVRSALREPLGTERTADMPARAALLLSDAGRPAEEVARHLMRMPGVLEPWMTAVLRDAAARAEQRGAFADAADCLRRVLEAEPDDIETRLGLALAVAPGDPLSSVPLFRAALAGTADTRERAGIAVQFAMACLTVPLPAASRAEIVGALETAWDALTTGPERAPHLRDQVAAVLLLMGRRGTGGAAREHRGLVTASYRLRTDRHQTEALAALRTALAGDSREAAVKGARRALETTSPQQPPWLRFTAAATLVLADETTEAHAALDAMLRSAGDEPTTWVRVLAGSLRSHLLHRDGALVDAAAEARATIAAVGRRNCEARLVTARAVLASVLVDRGEPQQAERLLDRIGRGEATGSALAYLVYLHTRARTRWATGHPRQALRLMRECGAVQETAGVLNPVLTSWWVDSCLILASIRPAEGRQLAEQGAERARRWGTPRALGLAALAAGVLTPGRAGLDLLAESAHELSRSPAVSAYARAEYALGRALLVHGDEAGARERLRQAAGIAGGCGALALAESARSLLVSAGGRMGQAADAPTGGLLTTTELKVAGLAVSGASNRQIAQRLFVTVRTVESHLTNVYRKLGVRRRDQLMDALRAVHGGSWPGRPVLEGA, from the coding sequence ATGCACGGCCGCGACAACGAGCTGACCGCACTCGGCGCCGGGGCGGCCGCCGCACGCCGCGGCGAAACGGGGTGCGTCGTCCTGACCGCGCCGCCCGGCTACGGCAAGACGGTTCTCCTCGACGCCCTGCTGCGTGCCCCCGCCTGCCGGGACATGACGGTGCTGCGGGCCCACTGCGGCGAGGCGGCCGGAGGCGCCGGGGCCTACGCGGGGCTGAGGGCGCTGTTCACGCCGGCGGGCGCACCGGCCCCGGACCGCCGGGAGCCGGAACCAGGCACGGACAGCCCGGCCATGATCCTGCCCGGTCCCGGGGACGCCCAGCAGTTCGCCCTCACCACGGCCTACCCGGTGTTCCGCCGGCTTGTCGGGCACGTGCTGCGGCTCACTGCGAAGCGGCCACTGCTGCTCGTGCTCGACGACGCCCACCACTGCGACGAACACTCCCTGCGCTGGCTGGAGTTCCTGATGCGGCGGGCAGCCGGGCAACCGCTTCTCGTGGTCCTCGCCCGCGGCTCCGGCGCCGAACCGCGCGCTCCCCGGGCCTGGGCCGACCTCCTCGCCCACCCCGCGGTGTCCGTGACACACCTCGGGCCGCTCGGCACCGACGCCGTCGGCAGCCTCGCCGAAGAGGTCTTCGGCGGGCCGGTGCACCCGCTGCTCGCCGAGCGCGTCGCCGCGGTCACCGGCGGCAACCCGCGCACCGCCGTAGGACTGCTGCGCGAGCTCAGAAGGCGCGGTGCCGCTCCGGACGAGGCCGGAGCGCGCCAGGCATGGGACCTCGGCGGCGGCATGGCCGCCCGGGCGGTGCGGCGTGTGCTCGACCGCGAGTCGCCCGCGGTCCGCGGCGTCGCCACGGCGGTCGCGCTGCTCGGCGGCACCCAGCCCCCGGAGCGCCTCGCGGTACTGGCGGAGGTGGACCGCGCGCAGGCCGACGAGGCGATCGCCGTGCTGCGCCACGCGGGAGCCCTCACCTCCGACGGCACCGCACTGGTGCACGAGGCCGTACGTTCCGCGCTGCGCGAACCGCTCGGCACCGAGCGGACCGCCGACATGCCCGCCCGTGCCGCGCTGCTGCTCAGCGACGCCGGCCGGCCCGCCGAAGAGGTGGCCCGCCATCTGATGCGGATGCCGGGCGTCCTGGAACCCTGGATGACCGCGGTCCTGCGGGACGCCGCCGCCCGGGCCGAGCAGCGCGGCGCCTTCGCCGACGCCGCCGACTGCCTGCGCCGGGTCCTGGAGGCCGAGCCCGACGACATCGAGACGCGACTCGGGCTGGCGCTCGCCGTGGCACCCGGCGACCCCCTGAGCTCCGTTCCGCTGTTCCGCGCGGCGCTCGCCGGCACGGCCGACACACGCGAAAGAGCCGGCATCGCGGTCCAGTTCGCCATGGCCTGCCTGACCGTACCGCTCCCTGCGGCCTCCCGGGCGGAGATCGTGGGCGCCCTGGAGACCGCCTGGGACGCCCTGACGACCGGCCCCGAGCGCGCCCCCCACCTGCGTGACCAGGTGGCGGCCGTACTGCTGCTCATGGGCCGGCGCGGGACCGGCGGGGCGGCGCGGGAGCACCGCGGCCTGGTGACGGCTTCGTACCGGCTGCGCACCGACCGGCACCAGACGGAGGCGCTGGCCGCGCTGCGCACCGCGTTGGCCGGCGACTCCCGGGAGGCGGCCGTGAAGGGCGCCCGGCGCGCGCTGGAGACGACCTCCCCCCAGCAGCCGCCCTGGCTGCGGTTCACCGCCGCCGCCACACTCGTCCTCGCGGACGAGACCACCGAGGCGCACGCCGCGCTGGACGCCATGCTGCGGAGCGCGGGCGACGAACCGACGACCTGGGTCCGGGTGCTCGCCGGCTCCCTGAGGTCCCATCTGCTGCACCGTGACGGAGCCCTCGTCGACGCCGCCGCGGAGGCCCGCGCGACGATCGCCGCGGTGGGCCGGAGGAACTGCGAGGCCCGGCTGGTGACGGCACGGGCGGTGCTGGCGTCGGTGCTCGTCGACCGCGGCGAACCGCAGCAGGCCGAGCGGCTGCTGGATCGGATCGGGCGCGGCGAGGCGACCGGCTCGGCCCTCGCCTACCTGGTGTACCTGCACACCCGCGCCCGCACCCGCTGGGCGACCGGCCACCCCCGTCAGGCGCTGCGGCTGATGCGCGAGTGCGGCGCCGTGCAGGAGACCGCCGGTGTGCTGAACCCCGTGCTGACTTCCTGGTGGGTGGACAGCTGCCTGATCCTCGCGTCCATCCGGCCCGCCGAAGGCAGGCAACTGGCCGAGCAGGGAGCCGAACGCGCCCGCCGCTGGGGAACGCCCCGCGCTCTCGGCCTCGCCGCCCTCGCCGCAGGCGTCCTCACACCGGGCCGGGCCGGGCTCGACCTGCTCGCCGAGTCGGCCCACGAACTGTCCCGGTCGCCCGCGGTGTCCGCGTACGCCCGCGCCGAATACGCGCTGGGCCGGGCCCTGCTGGTGCACGGCGACGAGGCCGGCGCCCGGGAGCGGCTGCGCCAGGCGGCCGGTATCGCGGGAGGTTGCGGGGCGCTCGCGCTGGCGGAGTCGGCCCGCAGCCTGCTGGTCTCCGCCGGGGGACGCATGGGCCAGGCCGCCGACGCGCCGACCGGAGGCCTGCTCACCACCACTGAGCTCAAGGTGGCCGGTCTCGCGGTGTCCGGGGCGAGCAACCGCCAGATCGCGCAACGGCTGTTCGTCACGGTGCGCACCGTGGAGTCCCATCTGACCAACGTCTACCGCAAGCTCGGTGTGCGTCGACGGGACCAGCTCATGGACGCGCTGCGCGCCGTGCACGGCGGCTCCTGGCCGGGCCGGCCGGTGCTGGAAGGAGCGTGA
- a CDS encoding MarR family winged helix-turn-helix transcriptional regulator — translation MPSSDLIDHPLITTFGRLVETHCHLERRLGTAMQTEVGLPHLWFEVLIRLARAERGQLSMSALADQIALTTGGVTRLIDRIQAAGYVERCPCLRDRRIAYAAITDAGHDILARAAVGHVRNLRASFAKFSEDDLAVLDDLLDRLRSTT, via the coding sequence GTGCCTTCCTCGGACCTGATCGACCACCCCCTCATCACCACGTTCGGCCGTCTCGTGGAGACCCACTGTCATCTGGAGCGGCGCCTGGGTACGGCCATGCAGACGGAAGTCGGCCTGCCCCACCTCTGGTTCGAGGTGCTGATACGGCTCGCCCGCGCGGAGAGAGGTCAGTTGTCCATGAGTGCGTTGGCCGACCAGATCGCCCTGACCACCGGCGGGGTCACCAGGCTGATCGACCGGATCCAGGCGGCCGGCTACGTCGAGCGCTGCCCCTGCCTCAGGGACCGGCGGATCGCCTACGCCGCCATCACCGACGCCGGGCACGACATCCTCGCCCGGGCCGCTGTCGGGCACGTACGCAACCTGCGGGCCTCCTTCGCGAAGTTCAGCGAGGACGACCTGGCCGTCCTGGACGATCTGCTCGACCGCCTCCGGAGTACGACGTGA